CTATTtccattacatttaaaatgtatttttcagtttatacaaatatatttaaaattaatataatatttgtttcattttcttgTTTTACCAGGTTTGCATTTactttttcagcattttttttagcACTTTCTTCTCATCGCTATCCATGTCGCTCCTCTCTTATATAATTTTAGTGATATGAGCCTACAGTACATCAAGGCACCACACAGTGCTTCATGTTGACAATCAGCTACATATCTCTCAATGTTCTAGTTAGTAAAAAGAGTCAGCAAAATTCCACCATAACCATAAAAGTTAGTCATGGTTAGTGCtagctattattatttttacactaaatacCGTCATGAGAGAAATTCTGAAAGGGTCAAATAGAAAATTGCTATTGCTATTGGGCTATTGTTGTTGTGAGGTTGAAAATATTCCCTAGAACCCTTCTTTAATATCTCAACCAAATCAGATTTACATTTATACTTAGAAAAGGAATGCATTACTTCTATTTCAAAGCAGTAAAAACTGATGAATATTAAACATTTGTATTGGTTTTATTTTGAATGATTAAATGTATTCCTCTAATTTATTAAACTAGTTTGACTGATTTGTGAGAAGATAATATGAACGTACTGTGTAGTAATGTGCTATTAATCTCCTAAATCTATGCATTCTGGCCAAAATAGTAAAATTGATATGGCCTACACATAGGTGCTAGTGTAAAGGAATATCTGTCAAACATGTTTTAAATTTTTCTGCATTGAGAATCTTTGTTGATTAAAGTCTGATGGTAGAAATCTCTGTACAATCTTTTTAACAGACACTTTGACCTCTTTGTTTCTCAGACTGTAAATGATCGGATTTAATCCTGGAGTTATAACAGTGTAGAAGACAGAGACAAATTTCTTTAGGTCAGAGGAATAATTTGAATGAGGACCAACGTACATAAATATCATGGTACCATAATAGATCAGTACCACAGTAAGGTGAGCTCCACATGTGGAGAAAGTTCTACGCCGGCTGTTGTTAGACTTAATATGAAAAACAGAGATCACAATGAACAAATAGGACACCAAAGTCAGCaataaagaagaaaagagaacaaCAAGTGATAAAATGAAAATTGAGATTTCTGTGGGGTAGATGTCACCACACGATAGCTCCAGGAGAGGTGGGATATCACAGAAAAAGTGATTTACTTGTCGGGACTCACAGAAATCTAACTGGGCGATAAGTAGAGCAGGAATCAATCCTGTCAGCACACCAGTTACCCAGGAGCCTGCAACTAGTTGGAAAGATGTACTAGTGTCCATTAGGCTGGAATAATACAGTGGTTTACAAATGGCCATGTAGAGATCATAAGCCATAACTAACAGCAAATAACACTCAGTGGCCCCAAATGTAACAAAGAAAAACAGTTGGGTCATGCATCCAGGAAATGAGATAGTATTACTTTTCAGCAATAGGTTGGCAAGCAGTTTGGGTACAATTGTCATTGTATACCATATCTCGAGAAAAGAGAGACTGGTGAGAAAAAAGTACATGGGTGTGTGAAGAGACTGGTCCATCGCCACTGCAGTCATGATAATAAGATTTCCAGTGACTGTCACTAGAAAAATAAGAAGGAATGCAATGAACAGATAGATGTTGGCTTCTGAATCACTTAAAAAGCCCAGAATGGTAAAGTAACTTCCACTGGTTTGGTTGGTAAATTGCATGGCACATCCATTCACAGAAACAGCAAAAGTGGGCATATGCAATGATCTGCAATTGAAAATACCatgttatttactttaaaataattttaaacccCTATTAAAACATACAATAGTACATACAGTAGTTCATCCAATGGTCCTCTACAAAGCTGCAAAGCCATGGCTGAGCTGTGCTGATGCTGTCTTTTGACATTGTGCACCTATTGTTGTGCTTTTGGCCAATTTATGCTAGATAGTAGATGGCTTAACACGTCAAATTTATCATTAAGCACATAGACCTGAATTATgacatattgttgtttttattattaagggcctgattcattaaggaaagttaagcaaaagtaaataagggaaaaccatgttgcaatggaggggaaggcaaatttaaaatgtgatggcagatttatatttgggataggtcatgtcctagatcaactttaaatttcagtgtaaaaataaactttcaagtatttgtgtgctatacgAAAAACAgtcatattttccttatgtgcaaaataataaactaatctgcaccccttacattgcaatatggttttgtccagaaaacttgagtaagaaaacttactcaattgtttgcttaacttgccttaatgaatcaggccctaagtcacaGATGATTTCCATATACACAGTGCACACAGTCGCAGCATGCATTGCAATATAAATGTACTACGAAGCATGCAAAAAAACCACATCATTAATTGGGCAAATCAGTGATAAATAGAGTGCAATATTATATTGAAACAGGGGTGTTAAATTATCACATTCTATTTCCTCAAATATATGGAATAATACCTTCACTTTGTGCACAGCATTTCTGGAAGCATAAAGTGATTAAAGTAGTTATCTACAAATCTATCTCACAAAATTCACAAGATGCTTCATAGTCATTTTCCTTCACTGTCTATAATGCTCTTGTCCTTGCTTCATTTGCACTGTACAAACATACAAAATACTAGCAAACTAAACACTTAAATAATTGACACTGCATCAATAGAATTTAAACACCTTGATGCAATTTTTCTCTCTGTGCACTCAGACTGTCTTACCAACAAATTACCACAAAACCATAAAGCAGGAGGAAAAACTCAAAACAAATCTCACTGTCCCAAACTTAATTTTACAGCTTTTTACTAACCCATTAATATATAGATCTTACACATATTGGGGCTCATGCTAAGTTGAACGGAAACTGCTTTATTGGcatataatatgcatttttacatctgcgcatgcgcacaattCATTAATTTTAATTGTTAATCTAATCATTAAAAGTTTCCCACTAGTTAGGGAGACATATGTGTGCTAAATCAAGTTTAATGATAAGAGATTGAATTGCATAAATCATATTTTCAACATGGACAGTTGTACAAATTGATATATAGTACAAACTGCTTTGGATAGATAATATACACAAATTACCTGCTCCCACAATGGGTCAATGCTTTTTAGCTATTTTACACTTTTCTATACTctttcacttatttttattttagatatttcgCCTTCATGGACCAGTATGATCAACTGATCAACATCTTAAATTGGGaattaataaaatgattttataATTGTGTTTTGGACTAGGAATGCTCTGGAGACCAATCTTATTTTATGTGGATGTGATACATGGGAAAGTAAATTTGTATATGCTTTGTGTGATTGTCTAGAAGCAAAAAGTGTTCAACTTTACATAAGCCCCATTATTGTTTCCTTGTACCTCTAAGCTACCATCACCATCTTATCCATAGATTGAACTGTGTTCTTTTCTCTTGTCCCTTATATGTCCACAGCCACATTTTGTATACTACATGAAATAATACTTTACCACTATGggtatgagtcattaaggaatggaaagcaaaaaaagaagtaactttgctcctggacaaaccatgttagaatgcaaggggtgcaaattagtttattattttgaacataagttaaacatGGGCTGTTTTTTTCAAGCAGCCCACAAATGCTTAAAAactttatctttacactgaaatttaaagttgacctaggacatgccctaccccaactataaatcagtccccaccttttaaatttaccctccccctccaatgcatcatggttttgccaagttattTCTTAATTTTGCtttaccttaatgactcaggccctatgatcCCTATTCCTGAAATATGGAGACACTCTCATCAACAGGTCATTGTCACATgacaaaaaacaaatgttttaccaAGCTTAAAAAAGAGAACAAAATTGGAACCAGGAAACTATAAACCTGACTTCTTTTGTAAGTAAATTATATGTAAGGATTCTGAGAGATGCActttggaaatttagaaatgattTAATAATTCATTATCAGCATGGGGACcgacacaatattaggcaggtggttttaatttttttggctgATTggggtatatataaatgtaaaattaaaaagggaacaatatttgtattgcaatGTGTCCACCTATAGGTTGTCATGAAAGTCACCAATTAATGACAATCCTTTTTTAATCACTCGTTAATGTCCTTGGCAAgagaaataataatttaaaatgattGTTGCTTTTCAAAGAGCAGCATGTTTCACGCTTCTGGTGTGTAAAATCTGCACGAACTTATCTAATGTGAATATTCGTTCATATTAGAAGAACTAATGTTATGTGCCCAGTTGAAAATATGCAGGTGTAATAATATTACCAGGTTGCTGGACCCAAGGAAGGTTGACATATCAGATTAAGGCTATAATGAAGCTGTTTGATGAAGTACATCATACTGCACTACACTACACTAAGAGATAACATGTAGATACTACTCCTTGCATATATATTGAAACACATACATTTTAGTTATGTACTACTGAGCTATTTGTGAGGTACAGTAAGTATTGGGATGGTATGTAGAGATATGTGATACATTTCAGTAAGTTTAGAGTAACTATTCTGTTGACAGTGAAACATTTTACAACTGTTTCAGGAATAGAAAGCAGTCCCTTAGAATGTAGGGATTTATCAAATTTAACTAATTTTTTGCAAATATTGCTTCCCCAATTTGCATTGGAAAAATACCAGAAATTATTAGAAGATACATACCATTTGCTAACAGGCCCTACACATACCTAGTTTGCTAGTGATCACCATCATCacctatttttattaaaaatgaaacaagAACCCCTCCCATTtgcactgagcatgcccagaaaacaCACACATGTAGAGTTGCATGTATCTACACTTGCACCTGCTTCTGAATGTTAAGGTGGGATGGTGGAGGATAGGAGTGATCTAACATAGGGAAAGTACAGTAAAAGCTTTCATGCAAATGTGGCTCAGGTGGACCAGCAGGATGACACATATACGCCTGTCAAAAGCTGTTTCTGTTGTACTTGCTAgagagcaggtgcaaatacactctGATGAAGATTACTGCTGCCAGagctatctagctgcttctgattgattTATTGCGAAtgcacctctgaagctgatttatgcattgatcatgcatatattatacatCATACCTAGTAGCATATCCCAAATCTGtacaaacatttttcttttcagctTGCCAGGAAAGACACAGGTATGTATAGAATCAGAACCACAATAAACAGAGTGACTATGTGAGATACTTTAGATTATTTGATATCCAATGGCAATAAACAGCATCTCATGCTaaagaaatgttaaaattaaaagtGTTTTCAAAATTGCAGTCCCTTTTTCCATAACCAAAACAGTTTGCTGATCTCTACACATATATGTATTCAAATTAATTGTTATTGActatagaaaattattttaaattgtaactATCAAAATGCTTTTTTTGGAAGcactgaactaaaaaaaaaaaaatagctgatactttatatataatattgcaaGATGGATTTAAATAACTATCAGTCTACGCTACTTACAATGAATCTTTTCAGAGCACTGCTTATGTTATTGTAACAGTTTGTTTTAAATGCCTGCCATATGACTGATGCAGAATAGATAAATCCATTACAATGTGTTATTTTTTGGTCTAGTAGTCCACTGACTTTTACCCAGTGAGTGTAGAGAAGAAATAAACAAACGGTACCTGGCTTCAGAATAATGATGGTCATGTAGGCAACCTCTCCTCTGAGTTAAGATTGTGGATGGGGTATATGAATGTTTTTCAAATCCTTTAGAGACAAGCCTGTGATTCCCAAATGATTAAGGATATCATGAGacagaaaaatgtttaaattataaatgatttacagtaaaaattaatataattatcaCCTTTGTTGCACTGCAATTTTTGTCAGGAATTCGATTTGCTTCACTACCATCAATCTTTTTGCA
The Mixophyes fleayi isolate aMixFle1 chromosome 1, aMixFle1.hap1, whole genome shotgun sequence DNA segment above includes these coding regions:
- the LOC142151858 gene encoding olfactory receptor 11L1-like, with translation MPTFAVSVNGCAMQFTNQTSGSYFTILGFLSDSEANIYLFIAFLLIFLVTVTGNLIIMTAVAMDQSLHTPMYFFLTSLSFLEIWYTMTIVPKLLANLLLKSNTISFPGCMTQLFFFVTFGATECYLLLVMAYDLYMAICKPLYYSSLMDTSTSFQLVAGSWVTGVLTGLIPALLIAQLDFCESRQVNHFFCDIPPLLELSCGDIYPTEISIFILSLVVLFSSLLLTLVSYLFIVISVFHIKSNNSRRRTFSTCGAHLTVVLIYYGTMIFMYVGPHSNYSSDLKKFVSVFYTVITPGLNPIIYSLRNKEVKVSVKKIVQRFLPSDFNQQRFSMQKNLKHV